DNA from Nitrospira sp.:
TCCCCTTGTTCCTGACAGTCTTATTCATCGCTTTCCATCCGGACTCGCGCGGCTCCCGTTGAAGCAAAGACGAAAGAGTACGGCTGCTGTTGATCTCGTGGACTCGTCTCGTTACGATGACCACCTTCCATGTGGCCCAAGATTTGGAAGACAGGAGTCACGGTGGTGATGCTGGCCGCGTCTCTTGCCGGTTGTGCGACCGGACGCTATACGTCGCTGGGTGAGGCGGAACAGACAGAGATTGAGCAGCTCCAAGAGAACGTCTACCGAGTGGAATATCGCGTGAGCGCCTTCACCTCGCAGGAACAGCTGGACCGCTATCTGCGTCGACGCTGTGCTGAGCTGACCCTCCGCGAGGGGTATGACTTTTTTCACCTGGCTCAGCGCGCCGACGTGCTTGGCTTCTCGCGTCGGACGGCCATGACGGTGACGCTGTACAAAGGCCACAAACCTGTCGGGGCGGCAGACCTGTACCATGCCCAGGAGGTGTTAGCCGAGGCCGCGACTGCCCCGTAGCCCTACCAATGTGCGTAAGGACATACGAGGGTCTTGCGCCGGTCCTCGGACGCCGGCAATCTTCCGCTGATTTGCTTCACGGTATGCACGTCAGGAGCTGCAACACATTGCGTCGGAAATGCGAGACCGGCAAACCACGCCTCTCTCTCGTACAAGCCCTCCTCACCGTGCTACTTATATTTCAGGCAGGTTGTGGAGCCGCGCAGCTCGGGATGTGCGCGCCGCATACGAAAGAAGAAGGTACGCCTACTCGGAATTGGGTCGAGTGTTTCGGCCAACCCTTTTCAGGCGGGGGAATGACCCATTCGGTGCTCTGCCTGCACGACGGCACCGACAAGCCTCCGGTGCTGTTGCTCCATGAGTTGACTGGCCTGTCTCCGGGGACACTTGCCTATGCCGAGGAGCTCTCGAAGGACTTCACCGTGTATGTGCCGCTGCTATTCGGCGAGAAAGGCAAGTTTTCACTTACGAAGGGATTGTGGGCCTATTGGTTCCGGGGATCAATGGAGTTTTTCCCCGGCGGTGAATGGGGCGTCCCGTCTCAAGGAAGCGCTCCTATTGTGAACTGGCTGCGAGGCGTAGTGCAGAAGGTCGGAGAGCGGCACCGTCAACAGTCCATCGGCATCATCGGCAACTGCATGACCGGTTCGATCCCTGTTGCGCTGCTTGATCACCCACAGGTCGCTGCGGTGGTGGTGGCGCAGCCTGCCTTGCCCCTCCGTTTCTTCTGGTGGTACACGGATGCCGACCACAAGTCTCTAGGCATTTCCTCAGAAGATATCGTTCACGCCGAACGCAGCACGGCCAAGATTTTCGGATTGAGGTTCCAAACTGACTGCATCTCGCATCCAGATAAAATGAACACGTTGCGGGAGCGTTTTCCTGACCGTTTTCAATTCGATGGAGAAATCGAGTACCGGATGAAAGGAAAGCCAGCCAAGGCTCACAGCACATTGATCGGTTCGTGGAGCGAGCATGGCGAGGCGGGACGGCCATCGCGAGACGCGCGCGAAAAGGTTCGAGCTTTTCTCCTCAAAGGACTCAGTGAGGTTCGTCCGGCCGGAAAAGAAATACTGCCTCCCTTCACTTTGAGAAAAGACCCTCCTCTCGTTGAGATCAAGCATCCGCGCTCACCGAGAAGAACCTACGGTCCATTCTTGACTTTCCCTGTCGAAGCAGCTAAGCACATCACGCCCGGCGCTGCCCGAGAGCGGCGGTCGCACCTCACCTTGTCAGGAAAGGAGCCCTCCCGATGGCCGAGCTACGACTCTTTTACGCAACCAACCGCAACTACCTCGGTGACGATCGCTGGCGCCCCAAGGGCTACGGCAAGAAATTCAGTGATGACGGGATCGAGAATCTCCGCTTCGGTCGTGTGATCGTCAAGGTCGATGAAGCCAAACTCACCAAGTATCTTGAGACGGACTGCGAACCCATGGGACGGGGGGACGGCGAGGGGCTGATCACATACCTCTCCAAGTGCGCCGAGTCCGCCGACATCGTCGCCTATCGGGAAAAGATCAATCGGTCGGTCGCCGAACAACAACAGGACAACATCAAGCTCGGCTCCCAAGCAGCCTTTTCAGATTTGCAAACGATCATGCGCAAAAACACGGATGTCGTGATTTTTATCCATGGCTTCAATGTCTCCTGGACCGACGCCGTCGGCACGGCCCTGTCGCTCCAGGAAATGCTGAACCACAGTCCCGAAAGGGATGCCGAACAGCACGTGCAAGTGGTGCTCTTCACGTGGCCGTCGGACGGAATGGCGTTGCCCTTCACCTCCTACAAATCGGATCGCTCGGAAGCGGCCGGATCCGGCAACGCTGTCGGCCGCGGCATTCTCAAGGTACGAGATTTTCTCGCAAGCCTGCGCCGCTCGGATGAACAGCTCTGCGAACAGGACCTTCACCTACTGTGTCATTCCATGGGCAACTATTTGTTGCAGAACGCCCTTGAGCGGTGCGACGCCTTCACCCCGGGGAACGCCTTACCCAGACTGTTCGAGCATATATTTCTGTGCGCGCCCGACGTGGACGACACGGCATTGGAAGAGGGCCAACCCTTGTGGCGAGCGCATGAATTGGCCAGAAGTGTCAGCGTCTACCATAATCGTGGCGATGTCGCCTTGGTCGTGTCGGATTACACCAAAGGCAATCCCGATCGTCTGGGCTCCAACGGGCCGGCGCGACCGACTCATATCCATAACAAGGTCCATCAGATCGATTGCACACCGATCGTCAAAGGTCTCGTGGAACACAGTTATTATCTGGTGGGAAACATCAATGCCGATATCCGCATGAGCATTGATGGCAAACCACACGACGATCCCACCCGACGTCGCGTTCGCGTGGGCTTGATGGGCAATCAGTGGGAAATGCGATAGACGCAAGGAACGAGAGAACATGGATGGCTTTGCTTGACTCGTCTGAGTACGAGGGTGCCGGCTCTTGTGATCCACCATTAGTAGATCCAATCATCCGAAGGATCACGCGAACGGATCGAGATGCTTCGTCCACGTCCGGCTGCCTCGAGTTGTCACCGGTCGTTTCATTGACTCTCCTCGACCCAGGTGCTAAATTCCAACCGCCTTCGTGAAGTGTGACCCTTGTACGATCTGAAATATCTCCGCGAACACCTCGACCATATCCGCACCTCTCTCGGACGACGCGGGAACGACGTCTCGTGGGCTGATATCCAGAAATTGAGCGAAGAACGACGAGCCATTACGACGCAGGTCGAGCAGTTCAGGCACGCACTCAATAAGGGCTCGGAAGAGGTTGCTCGGCTGCGTCGAGCCAAAGAACCGGCTGAAGAAGCCATGGCGGCGATGAAGCAGTTGGGGGATCGCATTAAGGACGCCGAGGGAACACTCCGAAAGGTCGAGGAGGCGCTCACTGACCTTGCGCTTCGCATCCCCAATCTCCCCCATGCCTTGGTTCCGGTAGGGGCTGATGCATCAGAAAACGTCGAGGTCCGTCGATGGGGCACCCTCCCGTCTTTTTCGACCCCCCCCAAACCTCATTGGGAAGTCGGCGAGAACCTCGGGATCTTGGATTTCGATCGAGCCGCGAAGATTGCAGGGGCCAGGTTTTCCGTCATGACCGGGGCAGGTGCCAGGCTGGAACGAGCGCTGATCAACTACATGCTTGATCTGCACACAACCCAACATGGATATCGAGAGGTGATTCCTCCTTTCATGGTCAACCGTTCATCGATGACCGGAACCGGTCAGCTTCCCAAGTTCGAGGAGGATCTTTTTCGCCTGCGAGATGAAGAGTACTTCTTGATTCCGACCGCCGAAGTGCCGGTGACGAACCTGCATCGTGAGGAGATCCTAGGAGTAGACTGCTTGCCGCTCCGCTATACGGCCTACACTCCTTGCTTCAGACGAGAGGCAGGGTCCTATGGAAAAGACACGAGAGGCCTGATTCGGCTCCACCAATTCAACAAGGTGGAGCTGGTGGCGTTTACGACACCGGATCGTTCATACGAAGAGCTTGAGCAGCTGACGGGTCATGCCGAGTCGATCTTGCAGGGTTTGAATCTTCCCTATCGCGTCATCACCCTTTGTACAGGTGATATGGGATTTTCTGCAGCGAAGACCTATGACATTGAAGTATGGCTGCCTTCTCAGCAACAATACCGAGAGATTTCGTCCTGCAGCAATTTTGAATCTTTTCAAGCCAGACGAGCGAACATCAAGTATCGGCCAACCGGGGCAAAGAAAGAGGTGAAGGCCGACTTTGTCCATACGCTCAATGGTTCCGGACTGGCCGTCGGGCGAACCTTGGTGGCCATCTTGGAAAATTTCCAGCAGCCTGACGGCTCGGTTGAAATACCTCCTGTGCTGCGACCATATATGGGAGGAATGGATAGCATTAAACGAGAGTAAGTTTACCCCGTCGTGCTCCACTAAAGAACGTTCCAGGTCCAGCACGTTTGGTTTAAAAAGTATCCGACCCCTTAACTTTGATGTTGTTTTTGCCACCCTATTCGCCCGACCTGAACCCCGTCGAGCACGACTTCGCCGCGCTCAAGAAACACCGGGAATATCAGGAAACCGCTTCCATCGACCAGATTGTGAAGGCCTATCAATGATTATCGGCTTGGCCATAACACCTTGAATTGGGAATCTAACTCGTGTACAAACCCGCCTCCGTTAAGAGGCCCTCGCAGAAAGAGCAAACTACAACAAAGGAGTCGAGATGGGAGCACAGTGGTCCCTGAGTCAAGAAGAAGAAGACCTGCATCGGCAGCTGCTGTTTCGAAAGGCAAGAAAGGGCGACGAGAAAGCCACGTTGGAATTACAAGAAGTCTATGGCGTCAGACTGTGGTCCGAGCAGGAACGGGCCGCGTTGGTCTATGACACGCCCAAACGCGGGAAACGGAAGGGGTGAATCAGGCGAGTGGCGGTAACGGCTTACCCAAAACAGGTATTCCTGTTAGCCCTGGTGGTCGCAGACCATTATTTTTTGTAAGCGTTTCGAACAGCTTCGTCTACAAGATTACCAAGTGGTACCAGACAAACTTTAATCTCGCCGTATTCATCCTCCTTGGGAAAGATTCCGTCATCACAACGAATTTTCCAAAGAATTGTGTGATTAGCCGGATCACCCTGAAGAATCAATTCCCCTATGCGGATCTGCTCGTTTCCATAGATTGGAGATTGGGTCAAGTTCTCATAGATTACGTATTGCGTATCATTGATTGTCGATTCGCCCTTCTTGCTCAAATTCCTTAATGGCATTGACGGAAATCTGAAAGCTTGTGGAATGTAGAGTGTACTGCGGAAATCTCTGACTGTTTGTTGGCCTTTGTTTTTTACACAGAATCTGAAAGCTTCAAAAGATGGGCATGTGAATGTTGGTAAGGAGTTTCCTTCAAAACCTTCTAAAAACATCGTTAGAATTGTCGGCAGCGTATTGGACGACGGTTTTTGATGGAATGGTTCGTAACTGACTGCGTCGCCTTTCAATATGACCTGACCTCTCAAGATAAGGACGTCTGGCACGTCAAACTTTCGAATCTGATTCTCGTCGAGGACAAAAGGAGTGTGATCCCGAATAACGTTAAGGAACTCAAAAGCCTTCTTGTCAGGTGTCTCGCCACGGAGAAGCCACTGGTTCATATCGGATTCCCAGGAGCCAGTTGAAGAATCTCGTCGTGGATACGGCATAAACTGAAAGGTCCATCCAATGCATTTCTTGAGTTCTTGTCGGTTCATCTGCCGTTAATTGAAATATGGCTAAACCCTGAAGCTTGAAAGAAAACAGCCAAATCAAACTCAGCTCAGACGTGTAAATTTGTAGAACTTGTTCTCTTTCTCGGATTTTTCGTATATCTGAATCTCTGTAAGTGAATCAGACAATATCATTAACACGGACTTGCCCAGATCCATTCCTCCTCCCAGAATAGTTGGACGACTTGATGGTTCATCATCGCTGGTCTCTTTATAGGTGGCTCTTACTGCCTTGCCTCGTATTGTTCCCTCATACCTTACAGTATAGGTTGTCTTCTTATTGGGACTTGCAGGTTGACCTATTAATAGCCCTGCCAGACTGTTATACGATATGCGTTCATAGCTTCCCTCTGCTTTGAAGGAATCCCCTTTTATTGTAATGCTTAATTCGCATGCATTCCCCTGCCATCTGCCCTGATGGTCTCCTACCGTCTCTTTCGCAAGTGCATAGCCATAGTTTTTGAAAAATTCGCTGAGCGGGATTGCTTTGTTTTGTAACTCCTTTAATTCTTTTCCTTCTTCCTCAGGCAGCTCTCTAATTCTGCCAATCGCAGAAACAACATTCTTGTGATAATCCTTTATTTTTATAGCCCGATTGCAAATTTCCTCTGCTTCCGTCAGGAAGCCAGCCTTTATGAATTTGTATGCCAGATTACTCATTGCTAGTGTCTCTTCATGTTTCTCGGACTCCCGATAGGCCTCCACTGATTTACTAGCCAGCTTAAAATGATCGAACTGTACGCCAAGGTTATTCCACGTGATAGGAGTACGTTCTCGATATGGAATCTTCAGATAATGATATAAGGAAAGTTCCTCAGCTCCCTTGTCAGAGTACTTGTAAGCCAATTCAAATCGAAGGTCGATGTCGTCGGGGCGAAGATCAAGCAGTTTCTCCGTCAAGCTACAAAATTCATCATCGGACTTCTCAATTTTGGTGATTTCCTTCAGCGTGTAAAGAATCGTCAATTCACCATTTTCTTGTGGTGGTGTCATTGATTTCATTTTCTCAACAATACGTTGCGCTTGATCTCGTCGTGTCGCGGCCGCAAACGCAATTGCAGAGTCACCATACCTTCCCAATTTCTCCAATTCGTTTTCAGTCTTTTGAGCGGCTACTTCGAAATATTGAGCTGCCTTTTCCTGCTCCCCGTACCGCTGATAACCTTGTGCTCTATACATCACAACGTCGGCATTATCTGGATGGTCTATAGCGAATTGATCCAACGTGGTGAGGCGACCACCTTTACCCGTTCTCAGAAGAGCAAGCTCATGATAGGCCTCCCAACTAGCGCGCTTTTTCGAATCTTTTGCTTCCTCCGTCGCCAAATACGCTTGATCAATTGCTTGTTCACTATCTTTGTCTCCGATAAAGATTGTCTGCATCAAGGCGAGTTCGAATCTATCTCTGTCCCAGAGTGGATCAGGTTGAAGCCAATCCTTTTCCTGGCTGGGCTTCACATCTTTTTCTTCCGGTGCTGTTCGTACTTCTCCTTCTACTCTCGTAACTGTTATAGCTTTTGGGTTTAGCGAATTAATCATTTCCATTAGTTTTACAAATGATCTTTCGGGAGATGCACGGTCGAAAAGGATGTATTCCTTGTCGCCCTGCAAACCTCCTGGCAGTCGCAGGCCCTTCTCGATTAATAAAATTAGCTCCATGCCTTTCCCAATTGCTAAGCCTATTTCTTGAATGATCCAATCCGATGTTTTTGGCTTGAAGGACTCCTCTCTCGCCATAAGATCTTTCCCGAATAACGTTGGCTTCAGTTCCTCGGGAAGAATTGCCGCTTCTTTTTTTGTACAAATACCAATAAATAGGTTTTTGTCTTGCATCAATGCTAATACCTTATCGGCAAGTTCTTTTGGCTGTGCTGCTTCAGCAGAGACCCACGAGAAATCGGGATTTGTTGCCTTGAGCTCGTTAAAGAATTTTTGAAAGACGCGAACTACATCTTCGTCATCGGGAGTGAAACTGTGGCCGATAAATGCTTTAAGAGCTACCATCTTTCCTTTCCCTCAGGCTTCTAAAATTGTTGCGGTATATCGCTTTTTAAGTAAGCACTTTCATTCATAAAGACTGATTCGCGAGTTGCTGTAGGTATGGAGTTGTGTTGCCAATGCGGCATGAGGCTACCGCACTTCGGGTAGAATTCCAAGTAGGCGTCGCCAAATACACGTTTTCTGTACTTGCTCTCCTCCACTGTAAAAGGCAAGAATATCACCGCCTGGTGGTCGCACCGCTCAGCCATAGCATTTGATATGGCTCGGCTCAACTCTGTATTAGAAAGCTAAGCAGATGCAACCTCCTAAGAGCGAGACATGCGTCCTTTGCGGCATGATGCCTGCGGAAACCGTAGATCACGTTCCACCTAAAGGTTTTTTCAAGGGTGTCGTGAACGCGCAACTTCGAACGGTCCCCGCTTGTCGGACTTGCAATAACGGCGCATCGTCAGACGACGAGGATCTACGCTTTTATATAAGTGCCCAGATCGGAAAGGAGAATTCAGCTTCGAAGAAACTCTGGGAAGATGGCGCACACAAAACAATTTTGCGAAAAACCAAGCTCCGCAAGGCGTTTCTTTCAACCGTAAAAGAGATGGCTGTCGTGAGTGAGGATGGTTCCTCTACTACAAGAATTGCATTTACTCTTCCCGCTGAACCCTACAAGCGTGTCTTTGAACGTACAACACGCGGTCTGTACTTTTATCACACGGGCCGTATCCTTCCTGCCAGGGTACCTGTATCAGTCAATATGCTGACTGGAACTCCGGATATGGATACAGAGGAAACTCGATTACTTAATATGCACACCATTGGAGATGGCGCATTCGTATATCGCTATGGAGTGGCGCCTGAAGATCTCGACAGTAGTAGCTGGATCTATGAATTTCATCACGCGCATTGGGCCCTAGTTACGACAGGGGCTGTCGCAGAGTGAGAGTTGTTTCTGACAGCTTTTACATTTTCGGCGCTCTCCGTACTGCCATAGACATATTCTCACCACCTAGGTGTCTCCACTATTAGCTTTCGTCCATCGACCATAGTAAGGTTCCGTTCGAGTCGAGACGTGGGAGTACAGCGTCTCGATAGGTGGGATTGACGGAATTGTTTGGCCTCGGCCTTGATGCCGAGTGGGTGAGAACAAAACCGGAGAGCGAATTGCCTGCCCACCTTCCTTCGTACGGATCAAGCTGAGCCTTGCACCGGCAGACGCTTTGATTCGGGGAGTTGTCGGCCATATAGGCCGTCCCCAGTCGCGTAAGACTACAACACTAAATTGTTAGATCCGTTTGGATTTAATTTTTCGTGTTGGAGTCTGTCTGCCCAAGCGTCCTGCTCCCGTTCCTCGTCATACTTCGATCCATCACCAGTCGATTCGCCCCTCGACGCGCTTTAAGCGCCTTCCGGTGTGGGTCAGCAGGGCCGACATCGTCGCCTACCTTAAGCTCAGTCCGACCGATGCCCAGGCCCTCTTCGATAGCGCCGATCGTCGGTGCGTTATCGATGGCGTCGAAAAAATCAGCAAGTACCAACTCCAAACGCCACCCTACCCTGACCTCATCCGGGTGATGCAGCGCCATCCGTCGCGTCCGTCGGTTCAGCCGATTTCGATGAACTAGCTGATCCGTCCTTTGTAAAACAACACCCGAAGAAATGCGAATGGGTGTTTACCAAGCCCAACGGAACCCCGTATACTGCCGTCCGAGGATTTCGTGAAGCATGTCAGAAGGCCGGCTTCATCGAAAAGCTTGTAATTGTCTGAAAGAACAGTAGGCTCCGGGTCGAGCGAGCTTGGTTAATTATAAGAACACTAAAATGGTTTTATCCGGCGACTCTATTACGAAAAATCGATGAATAGTCGCCGGGTCAACCGAAGGTTGGTTTGGAGGGGTGACGGAGCGGCCGAACGTGCCGGTCTTGAAAACCGGAGATGGGGTAACTCATCCGCGAGTTCAAATCTCGCCCCCTCCGCCATATTTTCCCGCGTAATTTGCGTATTTTCATCCTGAACAACCATGCGCATGAAATGGACGAGTACGATTCGATGCCTTCTGGCCATCTGCTGTATGAGTGGGCTCGTTGCCTGTGGTAGTCTGGCAAGCTGCTTTAATAGTGGGTTCGTTGCCGTTGCCTGTGGCGGCGGGTATGGCGAGAGCAACGTTTCTTCTATGCCGCAGCCCACGGCAACATCGGCTGAAGGTCTCTGGACGGGCGCGACTCCCACACGTCGCACAGTCGGTGGACTTGTCCTCGATGACGGCTCGTATTGGGTTTTCTATACAGCAAGAGGCAAGCCCAACGTCCTGGCTGGACTGGTTCAGGGGACTGGCACTTCGCACTCCGGCTCCTTCGGTTCCTCTAACACCAGGGATTTCAGTTTGGAAGGCGCTGGAATTCATGCGGCCACGATGAGTGGCACCTATGTGCAGAAAAAGAGCTTTCACGGGACGATCGCTTACTTCAACGGTGACACAGGGAGCTTTACGAGTACGTACGATGCTGACTATGAGTCGGCCCCGACCATGAATCTTCTGGCCGGGAACTATTCTGGGCTCCGTGCCGACAATCAAACGGTCACTGTTACAGTGGATTCAGCCGGTACTCTTTCAGGTCATTCAACAGATGGATGCACCTTTGCTGGTACATTTTCTCCTCGTGCAAAGGGAAATGTGTTTAATAACTCTGTGACATTCGGCGGTGGCGCCTGTCGCCATGGAACCGAGACGGTCAATGGGGTTGCCTTTTATGATGCCGCGACAAACCGGCTGTACAGTGCGGCCCTCAACAGTGCCAGGACCAACAGCTATATATTTATCGGCACGAAGCTCTAAGCATCACTGGTTCAATTGTCTGTCAGGCTTTCCTTTTTCGATGGGTCCCGGGTGAGGCGCATTTCTTTTGGAAGCCCCAGGGGGGGCTCCTCTGGCGGCCAGTGCGGGATGAATCGGTAGGCTTTGGGGTTCCAAAACCCTCTGGTGCACCGCTTGAAAAGAAGGGCCAGCTGCCGAAGGGGAAGTTGTTAGATAAGGTCTAACAGCAAATGACCCAGGCCGTGACTTATAAGGGGTTCACCATTCAACCTGCGCCCCGGCAGCTCGTGGATACCGGCCAATGGGAATTGAATGTCTTCATTTCATGGGCTGTTGACGACGACGAGGACAGTCGTCACTTCGTGAAGACTGGTCGGTATGCGACTGAGGATGAAGCCACGGCCCAGTGCCTTGTCTATGGTCAACAGATCGTGGATGGCCAGGTTCCTGGCTCCTCGGTCGGATAACGCACATGGGCGCGCCGCCTCGCGCTACCGAAAGCACGTGAACACCGCTACCCGTCGGGATAGCCAGCACCACCCTCACGCACGTAGGCGACGGGCTTAAACATAGAGGCCCACGTTGTTGGCGCATTCGATGCGAGCCATCACCATCAATGTCCTCTCTCATGAAGCAGACATCGCCGGGGGCCACAAGAGTGGCTTGGACACTTAAACTTGTCCACCAGGATGGGGCAACGATTGGCGAAAGGAACGATGCGCTAAGTATGATGAGGCACGAATGGACTGATGATAGAAAAGAACTCACGAGAGTTGTTGCTATTCCTTTCCGGTTCTACGATCTTCAGCTATACTTCTTCTGTGAATTCATTTCAAAGTGACAACGACAAGCCTTCCTCTCTCGAAACCGTGCTCCGTCTTCAGGGCCTTTTCCGTCATCGCTTGCACCCGCTTAGCGTCTCTCCTCTCCAGGCAAGTATGTTGCTCTATCTTGACCGGCATCCTCAGTGCGAGGTAATGGAGATCGCTTCGGCACTCTGTCTTCAGAACCTCTCAGCGGTCAAGACCGTCCAGCTTATTCAGCGACAGGGGTGGATACGCAAGCCACAGGTCAACTCGAATAGGAAGATCGTCAAGCTCCAACTTACTGCAAAAGGCACGGCCCTCGCTCAGAAGATCAAAGAGAATATCGCGGTAACCGATAAACTTTTCGCTCTGGCCGACAGCCGCAAGGCCGCTTAAGCATTTCTGGATGTTGCCATCACCCAAGCCTATCTTCTTATAACGCTGTTCGTTATAGTGCCCCGCCTAGGTTAAAGCGTGATAGACAGAAGGAATAGATGTACCGGCAGAGGCCGGTCAGTGACGGCTTTACATCCGCAGACTGTTGGTTGACACTCGCCGCTCCTCCACGTAGGGTTTCTCCGTCTCCGATCGAAAGGCACAGGCTTCCTGAGGACGACTTCGCCGTGGACTGGGTCTTGCTCATCGCCTTGCTCGTTGTACTCGTCATCGGTGGCGCGGGTGCTTTTGTGTTGTATAGATTCGTCGGGAAGACCAAGCACGAATTTCAACATCACCAACCGGCTCTTCGCATCACCAACATGTCCGCGATGAACGCAGGAGAAGTGATCACGCTGACGCCGGAGGTGGAAAACGTGGGCTATGGAGTGGCCCATGATTGCATCGTCCAATTGGCAGGATGGGAGGGACGTTTTGAGGTCCAACGCATTCATCCCAACGGCCCTCGATATCACCGCCACTCAGTTCCTATCGTCCTGGGCCAAGATGCACCGATCCGCATGAAAGTATTGAGCCGATGCTATTTGCGGCTAGCATATCGCGACTGCTGGGAACAACGGTATGAATGTTGGTACCCCGTCGCCCAAATCAAGAACGTGAACTCATCTCTCTATGACATTCAGGTCGACCTTGCTCACCCGGAACTGACAGAGCCCCATCCCTCATTCAGAGAAATGCGGAAGCTACTTCGCAGAACCCCCATGAATGAGACCTTACCCTGAGCCCTTGCATTCTCGGTTTCTGAACCGTACCATTTTATTGTCCCCTCACGGAGGGTGGCCGGACCGCTTTAGGAGCCCTGTAAGATTTCGGTACACTGTCCGACTGAGAAGCCATCACACTACCGATGAAGGAGAAATCCAATGCCG
Protein-coding regions in this window:
- a CDS encoding alpha/beta fold hydrolase, whose amino-acid sequence is MRKNTDVVIFIHGFNVSWTDAVGTALSLQEMLNHSPERDAEQHVQVVLFTWPSDGMALPFTSYKSDRSEAAGSGNAVGRGILKVRDFLASLRRSDEQLCEQDLHLLCHSMGNYLLQNALERCDAFTPGNALPRLFEHIFLCAPDVDDTALEEGQPLWRAHELARSVSVYHNRGDVALVVSDYTKGNPDRLGSNGPARPTHIHNKVHQIDCTPIVKGLVEHSYYLVGNINADIRMSIDGKPHDDPTRRRVRVGLMGNQWEMR
- the serS gene encoding serine--tRNA ligase — translated: MYDLKYLREHLDHIRTSLGRRGNDVSWADIQKLSEERRAITTQVEQFRHALNKGSEEVARLRRAKEPAEEAMAAMKQLGDRIKDAEGTLRKVEEALTDLALRIPNLPHALVPVGADASENVEVRRWGTLPSFSTPPKPHWEVGENLGILDFDRAAKIAGARFSVMTGAGARLERALINYMLDLHTTQHGYREVIPPFMVNRSSMTGTGQLPKFEEDLFRLRDEEYFLIPTAEVPVTNLHREEILGVDCLPLRYTAYTPCFRREAGSYGKDTRGLIRLHQFNKVELVAFTTPDRSYEELEQLTGHAESILQGLNLPYRVITLCTGDMGFSAAKTYDIEVWLPSQQQYREISSCSNFESFQARRANIKYRPTGAKKEVKADFVHTLNGSGLAVGRTLVAILENFQQPDGSVEIPPVLRPYMGGMDSIKRE
- a CDS encoding transposase; the encoded protein is MPPYSPDLNPVEHDFAALKKHREYQETASIDQIVKAYQ
- a CDS encoding HlyU family transcriptional regulator: MTQAVTYKGFTIQPAPRQLVDTGQWELNVFISWAVDDDEDSRHFVKTGRYATEDEATAQCLVYGQQIVDGQVPGSSVG